A single window of Nicotiana tomentosiformis chromosome 1, ASM39032v3, whole genome shotgun sequence DNA harbors:
- the LOC104108960 gene encoding uncharacterized protein, translated as MELYGEDPFLGFRNSIHRNDPLISSSTNSNSNTSSSSMAALGLAMLLQNPHQRDADVAREALEENEVNYRALMEIFTCRKSSHVTLIRQAYLTKFRRHLDNDISSIEPPHPCQKILMALSASHKAHNADISQHIGKCDARRLYQTGEGRTGVTVDEAVVLEILSKRSIPQLKLTFSSYKHIYGHSYAKYLKFGKCGDLEEALEAVVKYICSPTKYFSQMVYECLKGTTRDKGALIRIMVSRAEVDMEDIQVAFDKKYGVDLKTAICESIPQGDYREFLVTLATKASNRSKPVSL; from the exons ATGGAGTTGTATGGAGAAGATCCTTTTCTCggtttccgaaatagcatccacAGAAATGATCCACTAATTTCATCTTCTactaatagtaatagtaatactTCATCATCATCAATGGCAGCTTTGGGGTTGGCCATGTTGTTGCAAAATCCGCACCAGCGTGATGCAGATGTGGCAAGGGAAGCATTAGAGGAGAATGAGGTCAATTACAGAGCTTTAATGGAGATATTTACCTGTAGAAAATCTAGCCATGTTACTCTGATTCGACAAGCTTATTTGACAAAGTTTAGAAGACATTTGGACAATGACATTTCCTCCATTGAACCTCCTCATCCTTGTCAAAAA ATACTAATGGCATTATCAGCATCACACAAAGCACACAATGCTGATATTAGCCAACACATAGGCAAGTGTGATGCAAGGAGATTATACCAAACAGGGGAGGGAAGAACAGGTGTCACTGTTGATGAAGCTGTTGTCTTGGAGATTCTCAGTAAAAGAAGCATTCCACAGCTCAAACTCACCTTTTCTAGCTATAAACACATTTATGGCCATAGTTATGCTAAA tatttgaaatttggaaaatgtGGAGACTTGGAGGAAGCACTGGAAGCAGTAGTCAAATACATCTGCAGCCCCACAAAGTATTTTTCTCAG ATGGTGTATGAATGCTTAAAGGGAACAACAAGGGATAAAGGAGCATTGATCAGAATAATGGTAAGTAGGGCAGAGGTTGACATGGAAGATATTCAAGTGGCCTTCGACAAGAAATATGGAGTTGATCTTAAAACTGCCATTTGTGAAAGTATTCCTCAAGGAGACTATAGAGAGTTTCTTGTAACATTGGCTACCAAAGCCTCCAATAGATCTAAGCCTGTTTCTCTTTAA
- the LOC104108959 gene encoding V-type proton ATPase subunit d2, producing the protein MYGFEALTFNIHSGYLEAIVRGHRSGLLTSADYNNLCQCETLDDIKMHLSATEYGPYLQNEPSPLHTTTIVEKCTLKLVDEYNHMLCQATEPLSTFLEYIRYGHMIDNVVLIVTGTLHERDVQELLEKCHPLGMFDSIASLAVAQNMRELYRLVLVDTPLAPYFSECITSEDLDDMNIEIMRNTLYKAYLEDFYRFCQELGGATAEIMSDLLAFEADRRAVNITINSIGTELTRDDRRKLYSNFGLLYPYGHEELAICEDIDQVRGVMEKYPPYQSIFSKLAYGESQMLDKAFYEEEVKRLCLAFEQQFHYGVFFAYVRLREQEIRNLMWISECVAQNQKSRVHDSVVFIF; encoded by the exons ATGTACGGATTCGAAGCTCTTACATTCAATATTCACAGTGGCTACTTGGAAGCCATAGTGAGAGGTCATAGATCTGGCCTTCTCACTTCCGCTGATTACAACAATCTCTGCCAATGTGAAACCCTTGATGATATCAAGATGCACCTTTCTGCTACCGAATACGGCCCTTATCTTCAAAACG AGCCTTCCCCCTTGCATACTACCACAATTGTGGAGAAGTGCACTCTCAAACTTGTCGATGAATACAACCATATGCTTTGCCAAGCCACAGAGCCCTTGTCGACCTTTTTAGAGTACATCAG ATATGGTCACATGATTGACAATGTTGTCTTAATTGTGACTGGAACTTTACATGAGAGAGATGTTCAAGAATTGCTGGAGAAATGCCATCCTTTGGGCATGTTTGACAG TATTGCTTCCCTGGCAGTTGCACAGAATATGAGGGAGCTTTATAGGCTGGTGCTTGTTGACACACCCTTGGCTCCATACTTCTCTGAGTGCATTACTTCAGAG GACTTGGATGACATGAATATTGAGATTATGAGGAATACTCTATATAAGGCGTACCTTGAAGATTTCTACAGATTTTGCCAG GAACTAGGTGGTGCTACTGCAGAGATCATGTCTGACTTACTTGCTTTTGAGGCAGACAGGAGAGCAGTTAACATCACCATAAACAG CATTGGCACTGAACTAACACGTGATGACCGTAGGAAGTTGTACTCTAATTTTGGCTTGCT TTATCCATATGGTCATGAGGAACTTGCCATCTGCGAAGATATAGATCAG gtccgtggtgtcatggAGAAGTACCCTCCTTATCAATCCATATTCTCTAAGTTGGCTTATGGGGAGAGCCAGATGCTTGACAAGGCTTTTTATGAAGAGGAAGTCAAACGCCTTTGCCTGGCATTTGAACAACAG TTCCACTATGGTGTATTTTTTGCATATGTAAGGCTGAGAGAACAGGAGATTAGGAACTTAATGTGGATATCTGAATGTGTGGCTCAGAACCAGAAATCCAGAGTCCATGACAGTGTTGTTTTCATATTTTAA